In Thermoanaerobacterales bacterium, the DNA window GCTCCCGACCTCTTCGGTGACCAGGCTCTCCTTTTCTTCGTAGTCTATGGCCCCCACCGGGCAGACCTTGGCGCAGACGCCGCACCGCCCGCGGGTGAATTGCCGGCAGTTGGCGGCATCGATCACCGGCTTGTTGGGCACGGCCTGGGGGAAGGGGATGTAGATCGCCTTTCGCGTTCCCATGCCCAGGTCGTACTCGCTCGGGACCTTCGTGGGGCACTTCTCCCAGCAGGTCCCGCAACCGGTGCACTTCGCGTGGTCCACGCGCCGCGCCTTCTGACGGATGGTGACGGTGAAGTTGCCTATGTAGCCGCTGACCGCCGACACCTCGGCGTAGGTATAGAGCTTGATCTTCGGGTGCGATGCCACGGCGACCATCTTCGGCGTGCTGATACAGGCCGAGCAGTCCAGCGTCGGGAAGGTCTTGTCCAGGCGGGTCATGTTCCCCCCAAGGCTCGGTTCCCGTTCCACCAGGATGACTTCATGTCCGGCGTCGGCCACGTCAAGGGCGACCTGCATCCCGGCGATCCCGCCGCCGATCACCAGGCAGCGGCGGGTGACCGGCAGCGTTGAAACGGACAACGGGCCGGCCAGGGCGACCTTGGCCACCGCCCGGCGTATCAGGTCCTCGGCCTTAACCTGGGCGCGGCCCGGCTCCTTGCTGTGCACCCAGGCGCAGTGCTCCCGCAGGTTGGCCATCTCCAGCACGAACGGGTTAAGGCCGGCCCGTTCCAGGGTTTTGCGAAAGGTCTCTTCGTGCAGCCGGGGCGAGCAGGACGCCACCACCACCCGGTCCAGGCGGTGTTCCCGTACCGCCTCGACGATCATGTTCTGGCCCGGCTCGGAGCACATGTACTTGTAATCCACGGCGTGGACCACGTTCGGTATGCGGGCCGCCGCCGCAGCCAGGCCCGGGCAGTCCAGCACGGCGCCGATGTTCGAGCCGCACCAGCAGACGAAAACCCCGATTCGTGGCATTGACCAGTCCAACTCCTCTATCTTCCAAGGGCCCGCAATACCGGCCCGGTTTCAACGAAATGCGTGTTAAGGCCCAGTTCCTTCGGCGCCAGCCCCAGGGCCAGGCCGATAACCTGGGTGAAATAGACCACCGGCAGGGCAAAATTCTCCCCGAAGGCGCGGTTCACGTGTCCCTGCCGCGTGTCCAGGTTGCTCTGGCACAGGGGGCAGGCCACCGCCAGGCAATGCGCACCGGCGGCCCGCGCCACCCGCAGGATGTCGTGCGTCAGTTTAAGGACGACGGCCTCGTTGGACAGGGCGAGCGAGGCCCCGCAGCACTCGGTCTTGTAGCCCCAGTCCACCGGAGTCGCGCCGCAGGCCGCCAGCAGGTCGTCCATGGTGTGCGGCTGCTCCGGGTCGTCGAAGCCGGTGACCGCCGGCGGACGCACCAGCAGGCAGCCGTAGTAACAGGCCACCGAGAGGCCTTCCAGCGGGTGTTTCATAGCGGCGTCAATCCGCTCTTTCAGGGCCGTACCGGAAAAGATCTCCAGCAGCGAGCGCACCCTGCCGGGATTGGCGCTCTCTGCGAAAGGCTCGCCCGCGGCCCTGGCCACCTCGGCCCTCAGCCCGGGATCCGCCGCCAGGGCCAACTCGGCGACGCGCAGACGCTGGTAACAGGCCGCGCACGGCACGGCCAGATCCAATCCGGTCGCCTGTGAAAGGGTCAGGTTGCGCGCCGGCAGGGCGACCGACAGGAAACGGTCGCTGGCGTGGGCCGAGGTCGCCCCGCAGCATGTCCAGTCGGTCAGTTCCTCCAGTTCGATCCCCAGGGCGGCGCAGACCGCCCGCGTAGACCGGTCGTACTCCTTAGCGGTGGCGTGGAGGGAACAGCCCGGGTAATAAGCGAACTTCATTGGTGTCATCCCCCCGCCTCCTCCCGGCGCGAGGCGGCGAACAGCCGGGCCACCGCGCCGCGGCCGGCGCGGGTGGGTGCCAGCTTCAGCTTTCCTCGTGCCAGGAACTTGATTCCCAGGTCGATATCCTTCAACGGCCGGCCGCCCTTAAGGTTGAGCAGGGCGGCCAGGGAAGCCTCGTGCGCCCGTCCGAAGCGGCGGACCGAATCGAGGAAGGTCCTGTTGAAGAGGGCCACCTCCCGGCCGGCGGCGGTACGTCCCTCTTCCCGGGCCGCGATGCGCAGGCAGTCCATCACCCTCGCCAGGTCGATCCCGCAAGGGCAACGGGTCGTGCAGGTGGAGCAGGTCGAGCAGAGCCAGATCATCCGGTTGCCGAGGGCATCCTCCTTCATCCCCAACTGCAGGAAACGCATCACCTGGTGGGGCATAACGTCGCCCGCAAAGGCCACCGGACAGCCGGCCGTGCATTTCCCGCACTGGTAACAGCGGCGAACGTCCTGTTCACTTTCGGCCGCGATGATACGGGCGAAGGCCGCCCCATCGGCGGCCCTTTGGCTGAGATTTACGGGCCTGTCCAATCTCCTCGTCTCTCCCCAAAAGCGGAAATGGCTTCTACCCCAAAACAACATCGGGCCGCTCCCCATAAAAAAGAGGCCCGAATACTACTTTATTCGTGCCCCTTCTCCAAATTCCTTTGCCCCGGGCATCAAAAAGTGAAACCCGGAACATCCGCCGTTTCCTACCGGTAGAACCGCAACAGGATGGTTCTCAAGAAGCCCGGCAGCCGAATAAAGTAGACACGCAAGACGAACCCCTCCTCACC includes these proteins:
- a CDS encoding CoB--CoM heterodisulfide reductase iron-sulfur subunit B family protein — its product is MKFAYYPGCSLHATAKEYDRSTRAVCAALGIELEELTDWTCCGATSAHASDRFLSVALPARNLTLSQATGLDLAVPCAACYQRLRVAELALAADPGLRAEVARAAGEPFAESANPGRVRSLLEIFSGTALKERIDAAMKHPLEGLSVACYYGCLLVRPPAVTGFDDPEQPHTMDDLLAACGATPVDWGYKTECCGASLALSNEAVVLKLTHDILRVARAAGAHCLAVACPLCQSNLDTRQGHVNRAFGENFALPVVYFTQVIGLALGLAPKELGLNTHFVETGPVLRALGR
- a CDS encoding 4Fe-4S dicluster domain-containing protein, yielding MDRPVNLSQRAADGAAFARIIAAESEQDVRRCYQCGKCTAGCPVAFAGDVMPHQVMRFLQLGMKEDALGNRMIWLCSTCSTCTTRCPCGIDLARVMDCLRIAAREEGRTAAGREVALFNRTFLDSVRRFGRAHEASLAALLNLKGGRPLKDIDLGIKFLARGKLKLAPTRAGRGAVARLFAASRREEAGG